In Methanothermobacter sp., a genomic segment contains:
- the uvrB gene encoding excinuclease ABC subunit UvrB has product MMKFRLKSDFEPKGDQPKAIKELVDGVKEGLREQTLLGVTGSGKTFTIANVIEEVQKPTLIISHNKTLAAQLYEEFKEFFPDNAVEYFVSYYDYYQPEAYIPQTDTYIDKEASINDEIDLMRHSTTQSLLTRDDVIVVSSVSCIYGIGAPWDYGESTLSLSVGSQLDREEVLSELVHMQYERNDIEFDRGQFRVRGDILEVNPVHGMPPIRIEFFGDEIDSISFIHPTKGERIKNLEKVTIFPAKHFIISENRMEKAIESIEEELEERLNELKGQGKLLEAQRLEQRTRFDIEMLKEMGYCPGIENYSLHLSGRNWGDKPYTLLDYFPEDFLTVIDESHVTIPQIKGMYKGDRSRKETLIEYGFRLPSALENRPLKFKEFQESINQIIYVSATPGEYELSRSQKVVEQIIRPTGLVDPKVIVRPVQGQVDDLLSEINNRIKRGERVLVTTLTKRMAEDLTDYYSKMGIKVRYLHSEIDTLERVDIINDLRIGEFHCLIGVNLLREGLDLPEVSLVAVLDADKEGFLRSETSLIQTIGRAARHVKGEVILYADKLTDSVKAAVETTNKRREMQLEYNRKHGITPKSAKRSLKVKKEKIRVEDLDELPEDEVKLIIKDLEEEMKKAASNLEFEKAARIRDQILALKGISK; this is encoded by the coding sequence ATGATGAAATTTAGATTAAAATCAGATTTCGAGCCCAAAGGGGATCAGCCCAAGGCTATCAAGGAATTAGTTGATGGGGTAAAGGAAGGTTTAAGGGAGCAGACACTTCTTGGGGTCACGGGATCTGGTAAAACGTTCACAATAGCAAATGTTATAGAGGAGGTTCAAAAGCCGACTTTAATCATCTCCCATAATAAGACACTAGCTGCCCAATTATACGAGGAATTTAAGGAGTTTTTTCCAGATAATGCAGTAGAATATTTTGTAAGCTATTATGATTATTACCAGCCAGAAGCTTACATCCCACAGACAGACACTTACATAGACAAGGAAGCTTCAATAAACGATGAGATAGATTTGATGAGACATTCCACCACACAATCTCTCCTCACAAGGGATGATGTTATCGTGGTCTCTAGCGTATCATGTATCTACGGTATAGGAGCCCCATGGGACTACGGGGAATCCACGCTCTCACTTAGCGTGGGATCCCAGTTAGATAGGGAGGAAGTTTTATCAGAGCTCGTGCACATGCAATATGAAAGAAATGATATAGAATTCGACAGGGGACAATTCAGGGTCCGCGGAGATATACTAGAGGTTAACCCAGTCCATGGGATGCCCCCAATACGCATAGAATTTTTTGGAGATGAAATAGACTCCATATCATTCATACACCCCACCAAGGGTGAAAGAATAAAAAACCTAGAAAAGGTAACCATATTCCCAGCCAAACACTTCATAATATCAGAAAATCGCATGGAAAAGGCCATAGAATCCATAGAAGAGGAACTTGAGGAAAGATTGAATGAATTAAAGGGTCAGGGGAAACTTTTAGAAGCTCAGAGACTCGAGCAGCGCACAAGATTTGACATAGAAATGTTAAAGGAAATGGGTTACTGTCCAGGTATCGAAAATTATTCTCTACACCTTAGCGGGCGCAACTGGGGTGATAAACCCTACACATTACTCGACTACTTCCCAGAAGATTTCCTAACAGTCATAGACGAGTCACATGTTACAATACCACAAATAAAGGGAATGTACAAGGGTGACAGATCACGTAAAGAAACCCTCATAGAGTATGGTTTCAGATTACCCTCAGCATTAGAAAACCGTCCCCTCAAATTCAAGGAATTCCAAGAAAGCATAAACCAGATAATATATGTCTCGGCAACCCCAGGAGAATATGAACTTTCAAGAAGCCAAAAGGTTGTTGAACAGATAATAAGACCCACGGGACTCGTAGACCCCAAAGTCATAGTAAGACCGGTCCAAGGACAAGTAGACGACCTCCTCTCTGAGATAAACAATCGCATTAAAAGGGGTGAACGTGTACTCGTAACCACACTTACAAAGAGGATGGCCGAAGACCTCACAGACTATTATTCAAAAATGGGTATCAAGGTAAGATATCTACATTCTGAAATAGACACTCTCGAGAGAGTTGATATCATCAACGACCTCCGCATAGGAGAATTCCATTGCCTCATCGGAGTCAACCTATTAAGGGAAGGATTAGACTTGCCAGAAGTTTCACTAGTAGCTGTTCTAGACGCTGACAAGGAAGGATTTCTAAGATCTGAAACATCACTCATCCAAACAATTGGTAGAGCAGCCCGCCATGTTAAAGGTGAAGTCATATTATATGCTGACAAACTCACAGACTCTGTAAAGGCTGCGGTAGAAACCACTAACAAGAGGAGGGAAATGCAACTCGAATATAACAGGAAACATGGCATAACCCCAAAGAGTGCTAAGAGAAGCCTCAAAGTCAAAAAAGAGAAGATAAGAGTAGAAGATTTGGATGAACTTCCAGAGGATGAAGTTAAACTTATCATAAAAGATCTTGAAGAAGAGATGAAGAAAGCTGCATCAAACCTCGAATTTGAAAAAGCTGCTAGGATCAGAGACCAGATCCTGGCCCTTAAAGGCATCTCAAAATAA